Part of the Spiroplasma turonicum genome, CAAAGTTTTTAGCCTTAATGTTATCTTTTAAATAAATTTCTAAATCCTTATCAATTTCGATTGCAATGACTTTATCATATAATTCTGTCAACTTTCTTGTAAGAGCACCTTGTCCAGGACCAATTTCAATTATTAATTGATTTTTTTCTTTTGGTAAAAAGGATAATATTTTACTTATCAAATTTCCATCTGTTATAAAATTTTGTCCAAACTTTTTCTTTGGTATATGCATGGTTTATTCCTCTAATATTTTTTTTATGTCATGTGCCGATAAGTTAAGATAGTTTAATCACTTAAAAAGTCTCTTGTTATTAATCTTTTCACTTCAATTAAAATGCTCTGCTATTTTTTTTCTATTAGAAGCCTCAAAAAAATTATTAATTAAAAATTCATTTCACGACAATGATTCTTCATTTTTATTAAAGATTATTAATTCATTCAAAGCTCTTTTGATTTCTTCATCACTTGCTTCTGCAATTCCTATTTTTTTTGAATTTTTAATTGTTTTTTTATTGATAAATGCGTTAAAACATTTAAAATTAAGATAGGTATTAATAATATCACGGATTTTAATTCCAGGTCCATCAGGATCTGTGAAAATTATTAAACCTCGTGTTTTATTAAGATCTGCTAATAAATTTAATTTTTGATTTGTTATTGCAAGACCGTTAGTTTCAATGGTATCTATATTTTCTTTTCCGAAAATCTTTTTAAGTTTTATAGTATCAGAGAACCCTTCAACAACTACAACTTGCATAATTTTCATATATTATAACCTTTCTTGTGTATAAATGCTAGTATTCTAACTCAGTTTATAGTATAATTATACACGAAGGGTTTTTTCTTATAAAGGAGGAAATAAAAATGGCATCATGAGACCGTAAAAAAGAATTCGTAGCTCTTGACCTAGGTACAGCAAACGTTGTTGCATATCTTGGTGGGCAAGGGATCATTTATAATGAACCTTCAACAATGGCATACGATGTTCACACAAATACAGTTATCGCATCTGGAGAAATGGCTTATGAAATGGTTGGTAAAACTAATGATGATGTAAGAATGGTTGTACCACTAGTTGATGGAGTTATTGCTGATTTAGATGCAGCAAAAGATTTGATTAAAATCATATTCTCTCGTATTAAATTATCAGACATCTTAAAAAATGCTTTAGTAGTTCTTGCTTGCCCTTCAGGAGTTACTGAATTAGAAAGAGGAGCATTAAAACAAGTTGTTGTTGATATGGGAGCTAGAAAAGTTCTTGTTGAAGAAGAAGTAAAATTATCAGCAATCGGAGCTGGAATTAACATATCACTTGCAAGTGGACACTTAGTTGTTGATATCGGGGGAGGAACTACTGATATAGCAATTATCTCAGCTGGAGATATCATTATTTCTAGATCTATAAAAGTTGCTGGAAATCACTTTGACGAAGAAATAAGAAAATATATTCGTGCAGAATACAATGTTCTTGTAGGGATAAAAACTGCAGAAAAAATCAAAATAGAAATAGGTTCATTAACAAAAATTGATAATGGACGTACATTTAGAGCATTTGGTCGTGATGTAATTTCTGGATTACCAAGAGAAGTTATTATAGCACCAGATGAAGTTAAAAATGCATTGTTAGCACCATTCTCAAAAATAACTGATTTAATTGTTGAAGTTATGGAAAACACACCTGCTGAATTAGCTGGAGATATCATTAGAAATGGTATAACAATATGTGGTGGTGGAGCTTTAATTAGAGGAATCGATTCTTACTTTGAATCAATATTCCAATTAAAAGTAATAAAAGCCCAAGATCCATTATTAACTGTTATTGAAGGTGCTAAAGAATACGAAAAACAAGCTGAAAAATGACTTGAAATTGTAGACTTACGTGATTCTAGAGAATACGTGATTAAATAATAAAAAAGAGATTTAAAATAAAATCTCTTTTTTATTATTTAGAGAAAGTTTTTCTATATAATCTTATTATTGATATTTTTAAATTTGAAATAATTTATTTTTATACAATGATTTTTTTTAAAAAAAGTTTAAAATAAAAATATAGAAATGTAGGTGTGAAAATTGGCAAAGTCAAATATTAGAGCTGGAAAACACATTGCTATAGATATAGGTACATATAAGACAAGAGTTTATGTTGATGGTTTAGGTATAATTTTTAATCAAGCTTCACTTATGGCAGTTGATTATAAGATTAACAAAGTCATTGCTTATGGTGATAATGCAAAAAAATATATAGGAATTTTAAATGGTAACTTAAAAGTAATAAAGCTGGTTAAGCGTGGTGTAGTTACAAATCTAGATTTACTAAAAAACTATTTAAACTATACACTTTCGAAACACAAGGAAATTTTAAAAACAGCGTATGTTACATTAGCTTGTCCAGTAAATCTTACTGAACTAGAAAGAAACTCACTAATAGAGGCTATTAAATCATTAGGAGTTGCTCATGTAAAGGTTGAGGATGATATAAAATTAGCTTTAATGGGGGCTGGAATTGACATCTCAGGTCCTGAAGGTTACTTATGCCTTGATATAGGTTGTGGAAAAACAACAATTGCTTTAGTATCTACAAATACAACAATTGCTTCTAAAACCTCAAAATATGCAGGCGCAATTATTGATGAAGAAATAATAAAGTT contains:
- the rnmV gene encoding ribonuclease M5, which produces MKIMQVVVVEGFSDTIKLKKIFGKENIDTIETNGLAITNQKLNLLADLNKTRGLIIFTDPDGPGIKIRDIINTYLNFKCFNAFINKKTIKNSKKIGIAEASDEEIKRALNELIIFNKNEESLSWNEFLINNFFEASNRKKIAEHFNWSEKINNKRLFKWLNYLNLSAHDIKKILEE
- a CDS encoding rod shape-determining protein: MASWDRKKEFVALDLGTANVVAYLGGQGIIYNEPSTMAYDVHTNTVIASGEMAYEMVGKTNDDVRMVVPLVDGVIADLDAAKDLIKIIFSRIKLSDILKNALVVLACPSGVTELERGALKQVVVDMGARKVLVEEEVKLSAIGAGINISLASGHLVVDIGGGTTDIAIISAGDIIISRSIKVAGNHFDEEIRKYIRAEYNVLVGIKTAEKIKIEIGSLTKIDNGRTFRAFGRDVISGLPREVIIAPDEVKNALLAPFSKITDLIVEVMENTPAELAGDIIRNGITICGGGALIRGIDSYFESIFQLKVIKAQDPLLTVIEGAKEYEKQAEKWLEIVDLRDSREYVIK
- a CDS encoding rod shape-determining protein, with translation MAKSNIRAGKHIAIDIGTYKTRVYVDGLGIIFNQASLMAVDYKINKVIAYGDNAKKYIGILNGNLKVIKLVKRGVVTNLDLLKNYLNYTLSKHKEILKTAYVTLACPVNLTELERNSLIEAIKSLGVAHVKVEDDIKLALMGAGIDISGPEGYLCLDIGCGKTTIALVSTNTTIASKTSKYAGAIIDEEIIKFLKAKKSVIVGEKTAEAVKIGVACLLKPKETLKVKAYGYDLTSALPKELEINDNDIIKIVQFVFGNLADTVTSLIEELSNESAIDVIKNGIIVTGGLASIYGIKTFFEKYFEIPVKVARNASSAVIDGAIAHKETTIKSLEYELGYAEEVIY